The genome window AATAGCAAGCTTTCTACTTCACCGCTTGGCGGCTCCCATAAAGGTTCAATCCAGGGTTTATAATTGCTGCTAATTGCTGTAATTAGTTCTTCTGCCTTGCCATCAGCTCCTGTAAATTCCCCATTTTGAACTATAAACAATGGAATAGCTGTAATTA of Candidatus Melainabacteria bacterium RIFOXYA2_FULL_32_9 contains these proteins:
- a CDS encoding cobalt ABC transporter substrate-binding protein CbiN; this translates as MNKTKNIILAILVILITAIPLFIVQNGEFTGADGKAEELITAISSNYKPWIEPLWEPPSGEVESLLFTLQAAIGASFIGYFIGLAHGRKK